GATGTAGGAGGGCCGCGAGCTCGCCGCGGTGGTGCTCATGGAGGATGAGCGCATAGGTCCCCAGCACCGCCTCCAGCCGCTCGCCAGCGCCAGCGGGTCGGTCTCGGACGCTGGCGAGCTGGGCGAGGTGGCCGGTGACCTCGCGTTCGTGCCAGGCGACCAGGATCGCCTCCACGTCCGGGAAGTACTTGTACAGCGTGGCCCGGCCGATACCGGTCTGCTCGGCGATCTCCGACATCGTCACCGACGCCAGCCCGTGCTCGGCCACCAGCGCCGCGGTGGTGTCCAGGGTGGCGTCGCGCACCGCACGCCGGTGCGCCTCGATCGTCTCGTCCCACAGCTTCGGCACCACGTCACTATACGCGACGACGATAGAGCGACACTCTGACTTGACAAAGACATAGTGTCTCGATCACCGTGGACTGCGTTCAAGCTTCCCCTCCGACCGAGGACCCGCCCATGGCCGACCGACCCTCCTCTCCCAAGCGCGACGGGAGCGCTGAGCGTGACCCGACTGCTGGCCTCCCACGCTGGGTCAAGATCTCCGGCATCATCGCCCTCGCCCTTGTGCTGCTGTTGCTCGTCGTCCTGCTCGCCGGCGGCAACCATGGACCGGGTCGCCACCAGTCATCCCGCGGACACGGTGGACCGCTGCCGTCCGGAGCGACCGCAGTGCACGACTGGGGCTAGGCCATGGCCTTGACCCCTCGGCTGCGCAAGCTCGCGCTCACCGCCCACGTCACCGCCTCGGTCGGATGGCTCGGCGCGGTCGTTGCCTTCCTCGCCCTCAGCGTGGCCGGCCTGACCAGCCAGAACCCCCAGGCGGTCCAGGGGGCCTATCTGGCGATGGAGCTGACCGGCTGGGTCGTCCTCGTCCCCTTGAGCCTGGCCTCGCTGCTCACCGGGCTGGTCTGCTCACTGGGCAGCGTCTGGGGTCTGGTTCGCCACTACTGGGTCCTGTTCAAGCTCGTGATCAACCTCGTCGCCACCATCGTCTTGGTGCTCTACATGCAGACCCTCGACGCCCTGGCCGACGTTGCCGCAGCGACGGCCTTGTCAGGTACTGGGCTGCGCGACCCATCCCCAGCACTGCACGCGGCCGCCGCCCTCCTGCTCCTGCTGGTGGCCACGACGCTGGCCATCTACAAGCCCCGCGGTCTGACCCGCTACGGGCAGCGCACCCAACACCGGCAACGCACACTCCTACCGTAACCGCAGCGACTCCCGCCCGGCCGGTCCTCAGTAGAGCGTGGGATACCTCGTGGAGGTGTGATGGTCCAACTTCGGAAGCTCGCCATCCTGGCCGGAGCGGCCGCCGCGGCCGTCGCGGTCATGCGACACGGTCGCCATGCCGCCCGTGGGCACCAGGTGCCAGGAGGCATCCTCATTGGCGATGCCGTCCTTTACGACACCCTCAGCCGGCTCCTGCTCGGCCCGTTCTTCGCGCGCATCGCCGCCGACGTGGCCGCGGTCGCGCCCGACGGCGCCAGGGTGCTCGAGGTCGGTTGCGGACCCGGCCACCTGTCGGTCCGGCTGGCTCGCCAGCACGGCCTGGAGGTGACCGGCCTGGACCTGGACCCGGCCATGATCGCTCGCGCCCGAGCCGACACCGACCGCACAGGGAATCGCGATGGGCGCCGACCATCGTTCCTGGTGGGCGACGTGATCTCACTGGCGTTCCCCGACCGATCCTTCGACCTGGTCGTCAGCACCCTGTCGATGCACCACTGGACCGACCCAACGGCCGGCCTGGGCGAGATCGGCCGCGTGCTGCGCCCAGGCGCCCGGGCGCTCATCTGGGACTTCCGGCCCGGCGTCCGGCCACATCCGTTCGGGCCACGCCACGCGCACCTGCCCGACCCGGCCGAGCACACCAATGGCTCTCCACTTCAGATGGTGATCGCCACGCCATGGCCCTGGCCCTGGCGGTTCAACCTCACCCAGCGGGTCGAGCTGGTCCGCGCCGATAGTCACCATCCTTGAGTCCCACCCGAGCTTGAGGGGATGGTCCACCAGCTCGTGGGTGGTGGCCTACCAGACCGGTCTGGTCGGCCCGGGTGGCGTGGTAGAGGTGGTAGCGGGCCAACGCGCCGGCGAGGGTGTCCAGCTCGGCCATGGCGGCCCCGGCCCCGAGGCATGGCGCAGGGCGATGGCGCGGTGCAGGCGGGTCACGGGGGACGGCGCGAGCGTCAGCAGCATCAGGAGCACCAGCCCACCGTCGCGGTCGAAGCGGGCAGCCGCGCGGGCGCGGTGCAGCCGGATCAACGCCAGCAGCCCCGCCACCTCCGGCTCGGTCGGCATGAGCTGGTGGAGCAGCGACGCCAGCCACTCGGCGTCGTCGACCAGGTCGCGGGACTGGGCCTGCTCGGCGGTGGACACATAACCCTCGTTGCACAGCAGGTAGATCACGGCCAGGACCTCGGCCAGGCGCGCCCCAGCTCGTCGTCGGCAGGCATCCGGTACGGGATCCCCGCGTCGGCGATCTTCCGCTTGGCGCGGGTGATCCGTTGCGCCACGGTCGTCTCCGGCACCAGGAACGCCCGGGCGATCTGGGCCGTGGTCAGCCTGCACACCACCCGCAGGGTCAGCCCGGCCAGGTGCTGACCATGCGCAGCGCCTCGTCCAGGTCGGCGACCTCGATCTCGGCGTACCCGCTGACCACCTCCTTGCCCTCCACGAACGGCCCGTCGGTGCCCACGAACAACAGCACATGCTTCACGTGCCACACGCTCCTTGGTTCAACGCATTGCCGTCCGGCGGGCTAGGCCTGGCCGTACAGCTCGGCCATCCGGCGCGCCAGCTCCTCCGGCGCCACGTCCTCCACGTGCGTCGCGATCGTCCAGCCGTGCCCGAAGGGGTCGATGACGTAGCCGTCGCGGTCGCCGTAGAACTGGTCCTGGGGGGGACGCTGGAGGGTCGCGCCAAGCTCCACCGCGCGCGCGATCACCGCGTCCACGTCCTCGACGTAGAGGAACAGCGAAGATGGGGAACCGGCGACGCCACCGGGCGGCGGCGCCTTGCTGCCCTGCTCTGGGGACTCGTCCTCGACGATGACGACCGAGTCCCCGATCTGGATCTCGGCGTGGGCGATGGTGGCGCCGGGGCCGGGGAAGCGCATGCGCTCGGTCGCCCCGAACACCTCGGCGTAGAACTCGAGGGCCCTGGCGCCGCCCTGCACCACCAGGCAGGGCGTAACGCGGCGGTAAGCGTCCGGGATCGGCTTGGGCTTGCTCGTCGGTGCCATCTGACCTCCTCCGTGCTGGGGATGTGCCTCATCAAGAAGACGATCGGCAGACCGCCCGATACGACAACCTCTCAAGGCCGGTCAGGCGTGTTGCTGGCGATCGCCGCGCCAGCCTTCTCGACGCGGACGCGGGTGAACAGGTAGGCGATGGCGACGGCGCCGATGGTGGCGAAGAGCCGGTTGACATCGACCGCCGGGCGCCACCACACCCTGCCGTCCTTGATGACATACGCGCCGGCTGGCCGAGCGATCACCCCAAAGCCGCCGCCCTCGCCTTCCTGGCCGCGCTCGTCGTGGCCCCCGCCACCACCCGCGCCGCCCGCCACGGTGGCCGCGGCGATGACGGTGACGCCGTCTGTCTCGTAGGGCTCGGCGAATACCCTGCTGACGGTGATCGCATCGCGGACCGTGGTGACTAGCTCAGCAACCTTCATGGAACCTCCCGCCTCGTCAGGTCCGGGTGCCCGAGCATCCTAGGCTCGACGCATGCCCGAGCACTGAAAGTGGGGAACATGAGGCCCCAGCGACCGGGGTTCTGGAACTCACGCTCGACCTACTGCTGGAGTTCCTCGGCGTCCATGATCGACTGCAGCAGCCCTTGCAGGGCGGTGAGGTCCTCGAGGGTCATGAGCTGACGCCACCGCACGGACTAGCTCGGCGGTGATGCTGCGCACCAGGGACGTCAACCACCAGCCGGGCAGCGAGCTCGCCGGTCGGTGCGGCCAGCGGTCGCCCATGTCGGGTGAGAGCAGCTCGCCATTCACCTTCTCCGTGAGGCCTCCCAGGCATCGAGGCGGTCCAGGCCCACGGCACAGCCCCGCCTCGGCGCGGCCTCCCCTTCTCGGCCACCGAGGAGCCAGGGGAGCGCGCCAAGCTCGCACCCGGGGCTTCGGGTCAAGATGGCGACGGGGAACGAGACGGCCACGGCGCCCCAGGCCAGGAGGTCACCGGCGTAGGTCCACGCTGCCAGCACCGGGTTCCACACCCCGCCGCCGGCAAGGGAGCCGACCAGGCCGATCGCGGCGCCTCCGGCCAGAAACACCACGGCCGGCCACAGCCCCCAGCGTCGTCGGAAGGTGAGGGCGACCACCTCGGGGAGCCACCAGATGGTGAACAGCGTGTACAGCCGCCCCGACT
The DNA window shown above is from Actinomycetota bacterium and carries:
- a CDS encoding TetR/AcrR family transcriptional regulator; the encoded protein is MPKLWDETIEAHRRAVRDATLDTTAALVAEHGLASVTMSEIAEQTGIGRATLYKYFPDVEAILVAWHEREVTGHLAQLASVRDRPAGAGERLEAVLGTYALILHEHHRGELAALLHQGAHVARAHQQLSDFIRDLLTQGAASGDVRDDVTPEELAIYCLHAITAATSLPTKAAVRRLVSVILAGLQPPR
- a CDS encoding DUF2269 domain-containing protein, with product MALTPRLRKLALTAHVTASVGWLGAVVAFLALSVAGLTSQNPQAVQGAYLAMELTGWVVLVPLSLASLLTGLVCSLGSVWGLVRHYWVLFKLVINLVATIVLVLYMQTLDALADVAAATALSGTGLRDPSPALHAAAALLLLLVATTLAIYKPRGLTRYGQRTQHRQRTLLP
- a CDS encoding class I SAM-dependent methyltransferase; translated protein: MVQLRKLAILAGAAAAAVAVMRHGRHAARGHQVPGGILIGDAVLYDTLSRLLLGPFFARIAADVAAVAPDGARVLEVGCGPGHLSVRLARQHGLEVTGLDLDPAMIARARADTDRTGNRDGRRPSFLVGDVISLAFPDRSFDLVVSTLSMHHWTDPTAGLGEIGRVLRPGARALIWDFRPGVRPHPFGPRHAHLPDPAEHTNGSPLQMVIATPWPWPWRFNLTQRVELVRADSHHP
- a CDS encoding DUF6596 domain-containing protein; amino-acid sequence: MIYLLCNEGYVSTAEQAQSRDLVDDAEWLASLLHQLMPTEPEVAGLLALIRLHRARAAARFDRDGGLVLLMLLTLAPSPVTRLHRAIALRHASGPGPPWPSWTPSPARWPATTSTTPPGPTRPVW
- a CDS encoding sigma factor-like helix-turn-helix DNA-binding protein yields the protein MCRLTTAQIARAFLVPETTVAQRITRAKRKIADAGIPYRMPADDELGRAWPRSWP
- a CDS encoding VOC family protein; translation: MAPTSKPKPIPDAYRRVTPCLVVQGGARALEFYAEVFGATERMRFPGPGATIAHAEIQIGDSVVIVEDESPEQGSKAPPPGGVAGSPSSLFLYVEDVDAVIARAVELGATLQRPPQDQFYGDRDGYVIDPFGHGWTIATHVEDVAPEELARRMAELYGQA
- a CDS encoding sporulation protein encodes the protein MKVAELVTTVRDAITVSRVFAEPYETDGVTVIAAATVAGGAGGGGGHDERGQEGEGGGFGVIARPAGAYVIKDGRVWWRPAVDVNRLFATIGAVAIAYLFTRVRVEKAGAAIASNTPDRP